One Thioclava sp. ES.031 genomic window, TCGCGGATCGTCACGCCCTCATAGCCCGAGCCTTTAAGCTGCGGCGCGAACCGGGTGAGCGGCGCATCGAGATCAGGGATCACGCCCTGATGGTGCAGGATGCCCAGCGTGGCCGAGAGGAAGCTCTTCGCCATCGACCAGGAAATGCGCAGATCGTCCGGCGCGGTCCCGCGGAAATAGCGTTCATGGGTGATCTGGCCGTGGCGCAGCTTCACCAGCGCGGTGACCCAGCGCCGGTCGATCCAATCCTCGACGCCCTCGGGCAGCGCCTCCTCCGCGCCGCGGGCCAAGTCCGACACCGGCCCGTCGCCACGTGCGATCTCGCGCGAATGGAACAGCGCGGGCATGTTGGAGAAATTGCCGACGATCCGGTCGGGCTCGAACAGCCGGTTCACCGCGCGCAGCCGCGCGATCTCGTCGCGCTTCCACCATGCGAGCCCCGCAATCGGCAGCGCCGCCGCCATGCCGACCCGGATCGCCCCCCGCATCGCCTTTTGACCAAGCTGTTTCATCGCGTGCCCCCTCCCCGCATATCGTCACGGCAAGGAAGCACGCCCCACGCCGTTGCGGCAAGGAGAACCGGGCGTCATCGCGCAAACGCGACCTGCGCAAGGGTCAGTAGATATAGCGGATCTGGTCGGTCCAGTAGCGCTCCATCCGGCGCAGCGTGTGGTTCATCTCCTCCATCGCGTCGAAGGTGATGACGCCGCGCGTCTCCATCCCGCAGGCGTGACGCTCGAACAGGGTCGCCACGTTCTCGCGCAGCTCGCGCCCCTTCGCGGTCAGGCGCACCCGCACCGAGCGGCGATCGATCTCGCAGCGCTGATGGTGCATGTAGCCCGCCTCCACCAGCTTCTTGAGATTGTAGGAGACGTTGGAGCCCTGATAATAGCCGCGGGTCTTCAGCTCCCCCGCGGTTACCTCGTTCTCGCCCACGTTGAACAGCAAAAGCGCCTGCACCGGGTTGATCTCGAGGATGCCCAGCCGCTCGAACTCGTCCTTGATGACGTCGAGCAGCAAGCGATGCAGCCGCTCCAGCAGCGAGAGGCTGTCCAAGTATCCCGCCATCAGCCCCGGCGTCGCCGGGACGGGCGTCATGTCGCTTGCAGATTTCTGCACGGTCATAGCATTCTCCGCCAGTTTCGCTGCCCCTGACGCAAGACAGTGGCGGGAAATGGCAAAGATACCGTTAAGCGGCCCGAATTCTCCGAAAATTCGCGCAAAACCCTATGAATTCCGGGGCTTCCGCGCCGTTTTCAGGTTTTTGTAATGTGGCGCTCGCGGGCGAATTGGCCGATTACGGAGAGCAGATCGAGGTATTTCGGCGGGCAAGGCTGCGCGCCCGAGACCCACGGATACAGGTCCTGATCGTTCTCTTCGAGAAGCTCGTCATAGAGATCGAGAGTGGCGGCATCCAGATCGGGCAGGCACGCATCGGCGTAAGGCCCGAGGATCAGGTCCATTTCCTTGATCCCGCGCCGCCAGCTGCGCATCTTCATCCGTTTCAGCCGCGCCTCTCGCGTCTCTGTCATCAACTCTCTCCTGCCACCAAGCGCTTCTCCAGCCGTGCCAGCCGCACATCGAGATCTTCGAGCCCGGACCGCACTTCCCGGATTTCGCGCACGAGGGCGCGTTCCGCCTTTGCCTCTTCTCCCTGTTCGGGCGGGCCGTCAAGCCCCTCGCCCGATCCGGTCAGCAGCCACATCAGCGTCACGTTGAGCATCCCCGACAGCATCTGCAGCCGGTTCGCGCGCGGCTCCAGCACGTCTTCTTCCCAGGCCTGCAGCGTCTCGAGCCGGACGCCCAGCTGCGTTGCCAGATCCTCCTGGCTCAACCCTGCCGCCTCGCGCGCGCCCGCAAGCCGGTCGCCGAACGTTGCGCTCGCCTCGCCATACCAATCGTCGACCATGCTCTCTCTCCCGCTTTCGCTTGAACGCTTCTAGTGCCGAGCCTAGAAGTTTGCCGAACGAGTTACAAATCAAGGGCGACGCGATGGCATTCCTTTCCGACACGCTTGC contains:
- a CDS encoding MarR family winged helix-turn-helix transcriptional regulator, with amino-acid sequence MTPVPATPGLMAGYLDSLSLLERLHRLLLDVIKDEFERLGILEINPVQALLLFNVGENEVTAGELKTRGYYQGSNVSYNLKKLVEAGYMHHQRCEIDRRSVRVRLTAKGRELRENVATLFERHACGMETRGVITFDAMEEMNHTLRRMERYWTDQIRYIY
- a CDS encoding succinate dehydrogenase assembly factor 2, with translation MTETREARLKRMKMRSWRRGIKEMDLILGPYADACLPDLDAATLDLYDELLEENDQDLYPWVSGAQPCPPKYLDLLSVIGQFARERHITKT
- a CDS encoding helix-turn-helix transcriptional regulator, translated to MVDDWYGEASATFGDRLAGAREAAGLSQEDLATQLGVRLETLQAWEEDVLEPRANRLQMLSGMLNVTLMWLLTGSGEGLDGPPEQGEEAKAERALVREIREVRSGLEDLDVRLARLEKRLVAGES